Proteins found in one Physeter macrocephalus isolate SW-GA chromosome 17, ASM283717v5, whole genome shotgun sequence genomic segment:
- the HRC gene encoding sarcoplasmic reticulum histidine-rich calcium-binding protein isoform X1 — protein sequence MGHCGPWLHTSVLWAAVASLLLPTAVTQQLRGAGPGPRNWNNNAGASGPSEDASGKSGHPTHSHRGHGDENKDVSTESGHHFWGHGDHREEDEDVSRESQDRRYQGHKVGDENISDEEEYTEHAQQARGHGSHGSEDPDDSAGHGHHFPSHGSQGHQDEDEDEVVSSERHHHIVRRVHRGHGEEEDEEEEGEDVSTEYGHQVHRHRDPGKERDEDVSDEHHHHILSHRHQGHRDKEEEDEDVSTEHWHQVPRYTHHGLGDDEEEEEEITVEFSHHVASHQPQGHESAKEEDFPEESERAVPGHHHHGVPKEEDEDISAKLGHQAPSHRQQSHRDKGTGHRGSIKEETSPQPPGHTGVKDRSHLRESDSEEEEEEKEEDHSSHEEEDEGSEEGGEGTHHGSLDQEEEEDKEEGHGLSLSQEDEEEEEEEEEEEEKEERREERAEVWVPLSQDHQEEEDEEEGLEEDEPPFTIIPNPLARREVSGGASSEEESGEDMDQQDAQEYGNYQPGSLCGYCSFCNRCTECENCHCDEENMGEHCDQCQEATSTISPRPCTKPWQTCWKLRKPNPDTRLRRRYISLALQPLSTGHIYFSE from the exons ATGGGTCACTGTGGGCCATGGCTGCACACTTCTGTCCTCTGGGCTGCAGTGGCCAGCCTGCTTCTCCCCACTGCCGTGACCCAGCAGCTGAGAGGGGCTGGGCCGGGGCCCAGAAACTGGAACAACAATGCAGGAGCTTCGGGGCCCTCAGAGGACGCGTCGGGCAAGTCTGGCCACCCCACGCACAGCCATAGAGGCCACGGAGATGAGAACAAGGATGTTTCCACAGAGAGTGGGCATCATTTCTGGGGCCACGGAGACCACAGAGAAGAGGACGAAGATGTCTCCAGAGAATCCCAAGACCGTAGGTACCAAGGCCACAAGGTGGGAGATGAGAACATCTCTGATGAGGAGGAATATACAGAGCATGCTCAGCAGGCCCGTGGGCACGGGAGCCATGGGAGTGAAGACCCGGATGATTCAGCTGGGCACGGGCACCACTTCCCCAGCCACGGGAGCCAGGGCCATCAAGATGAGGACGAAGACGAAGTTGTGTCCAGTGAGCGTCACCATCATATCGTCAGGCGTGTGCACCGAGGCCATGGAGAAGAGgaggatgaagaagaggaaggggaggatgtCTCCACTGAGTATGGACACCAGGTCCACAGACACCGAGACCCTGGGAAGGAAAGGGATGAAGATGTCTCAGATGAACACCACCATCATATCCTTAGCCACAGACATCAAGGCCACAGAgacaaggaagaggaggatgaggatgtGTCCACTGAACACTGGCACCAGGTTCCCAGATATACCCACCATGGCCTTGGTGACgacgaggaggaagaggaggagatcACAGTAGAGTTCAGCCACCATGTTGCAAGCCACCAACCCCAAGGCCATGAGAGCGCTAAGGAGGAGGACTTCCCAGAGGAATCTGAAAGAGCAGTCCCTGGCCATCACCACCACGGAGTCCCCAAGGAGGAAGATGAGGACATCTCTGCCAAGCTTGGCCACCAGGCTCCCAGCCACAGGCAGCAAAGCCACAGAGATAAAGGGACTGGCCACAGAGGGTCCATCAAAGAGGAGActagcccccagcccccaggacacACGGGGGTGAAGGATAGAAGCCATTTAAGGGAGAGTGattctgaggaggaagaggaagagaaggaagaggatcaCAGCTCCCATGAAGAAGAGGATGAAGgttcagaggagggaggagaaggtaCCCACCATGGCAGCCtggaccaggaggaggaggaagacaaggaGGAAGGTCATGGCCTCAGCCTGAGCCAGGAGGacgaagaagaagaggaggaagaggaggaggaagaagagaaggaggagaggagggaagagagggctGAGGTTTGGGTCCCACTGAGCCAAGACCACCaggaggaagaagatgaggaggaggggctggaggaggatgaGCCCCCCTTCACCATCATCCCCAACCCACTGGCCAGGAGGGAGGTGTCTGGAGGTGCCTCCAGTGAAGAGGAGAGTGGTGAGGACATGG ATCAGCAGGATGCCCAGGAGTACGGGAACTACCAGCCAGGGTCCCTGTGTGGCTACTGCTCCTTCTGCAAC CGATGCACTGAATGTGAGAACTGTCACTGTGACGAGGAGAACATGGGAGAGCACTGCGACCAGTGCCAG
- the HRC gene encoding sarcoplasmic reticulum histidine-rich calcium-binding protein isoform X2 encodes MGHCGPWLHTSVLWAAVASLLLPTAVTQQLRGAGPGPRNWNNNAGASGPSEDASGKSGHPTHSHRGHGDENKDVSTESGHHFWGHGDHREEDEDVSRESQDRRYQGHKVGDENISDEEEYTEHAQQARGHGSHGSEDPDDSAGHGHHFPSHGSQGHQDEDEDEVVSSERHHHIVRRVHRGHGEEEDEEEEGEDVSTEYGHQVHRHRDPGKERDEDVSDEHHHHILSHRHQGHRDKEEEDEDVSTEHWHQVPRYTHHGLGDDEEEEEEITVEFSHHVASHQPQGHESAKEEDFPEESERAVPGHHHHGVPKEEDEDISAKLGHQAPSHRQQSHRDKGTGHRGSIKEETSPQPPGHTGVKDRSHLRESDSEEEEEEKEEDHSSHEEEDEGSEEGGEGTHHGSLDQEEEEDKEEGHGLSLSQEDEEEEEEEEEEEEKEERREERAEVWVPLSQDHQEEEDEEEGLEEDEPPFTIIPNPLARREVSGGASSEEESDQQDAQEYGNYQPGSLCGYCSFCNRCTECENCHCDEENMGEHCDQCQEATSTISPRPCTKPWQTCWKLRKPNPDTRLRRRYISLALQPLSTGHIYFSE; translated from the exons ATGGGTCACTGTGGGCCATGGCTGCACACTTCTGTCCTCTGGGCTGCAGTGGCCAGCCTGCTTCTCCCCACTGCCGTGACCCAGCAGCTGAGAGGGGCTGGGCCGGGGCCCAGAAACTGGAACAACAATGCAGGAGCTTCGGGGCCCTCAGAGGACGCGTCGGGCAAGTCTGGCCACCCCACGCACAGCCATAGAGGCCACGGAGATGAGAACAAGGATGTTTCCACAGAGAGTGGGCATCATTTCTGGGGCCACGGAGACCACAGAGAAGAGGACGAAGATGTCTCCAGAGAATCCCAAGACCGTAGGTACCAAGGCCACAAGGTGGGAGATGAGAACATCTCTGATGAGGAGGAATATACAGAGCATGCTCAGCAGGCCCGTGGGCACGGGAGCCATGGGAGTGAAGACCCGGATGATTCAGCTGGGCACGGGCACCACTTCCCCAGCCACGGGAGCCAGGGCCATCAAGATGAGGACGAAGACGAAGTTGTGTCCAGTGAGCGTCACCATCATATCGTCAGGCGTGTGCACCGAGGCCATGGAGAAGAGgaggatgaagaagaggaaggggaggatgtCTCCACTGAGTATGGACACCAGGTCCACAGACACCGAGACCCTGGGAAGGAAAGGGATGAAGATGTCTCAGATGAACACCACCATCATATCCTTAGCCACAGACATCAAGGCCACAGAgacaaggaagaggaggatgaggatgtGTCCACTGAACACTGGCACCAGGTTCCCAGATATACCCACCATGGCCTTGGTGACgacgaggaggaagaggaggagatcACAGTAGAGTTCAGCCACCATGTTGCAAGCCACCAACCCCAAGGCCATGAGAGCGCTAAGGAGGAGGACTTCCCAGAGGAATCTGAAAGAGCAGTCCCTGGCCATCACCACCACGGAGTCCCCAAGGAGGAAGATGAGGACATCTCTGCCAAGCTTGGCCACCAGGCTCCCAGCCACAGGCAGCAAAGCCACAGAGATAAAGGGACTGGCCACAGAGGGTCCATCAAAGAGGAGActagcccccagcccccaggacacACGGGGGTGAAGGATAGAAGCCATTTAAGGGAGAGTGattctgaggaggaagaggaagagaaggaagaggatcaCAGCTCCCATGAAGAAGAGGATGAAGgttcagaggagggaggagaaggtaCCCACCATGGCAGCCtggaccaggaggaggaggaagacaaggaGGAAGGTCATGGCCTCAGCCTGAGCCAGGAGGacgaagaagaagaggaggaagaggaggaggaagaagagaaggaggagaggagggaagagagggctGAGGTTTGGGTCCCACTGAGCCAAGACCACCaggaggaagaagatgaggaggaggggctggaggaggatgaGCCCCCCTTCACCATCATCCCCAACCCACTGGCCAGGAGGGAGGTGTCTGGAGGTGCCTCCAGTGAAGAGGAGAGTG ATCAGCAGGATGCCCAGGAGTACGGGAACTACCAGCCAGGGTCCCTGTGTGGCTACTGCTCCTTCTGCAAC CGATGCACTGAATGTGAGAACTGTCACTGTGACGAGGAGAACATGGGAGAGCACTGCGACCAGTGCCAG
- the HRC gene encoding sarcoplasmic reticulum histidine-rich calcium-binding protein isoform X3: MGHCGPWLHTSVLWAAVASLLLPTAVTQQLRGAGPGPRNWNNNAGASGPSEDASGKSGHPTHSHRGHGDENKDVSTESGHHFWGHGDHREEDEDVSRESQDRRYQGHKVGDENISDEEEYTEHAQQARGHGSHGSEDPDDSAGHGHHFPSHGSQGHQDEDEDEVVSSERHHHIVRRVHRGHGEEEDEEEEGEDVSTEYGHQVHRHRDPGKERDEDVSDEHHHHILSHRHQGHRDKEEEDEDVSTEHWHQVPRYTHHGLGDDEEEEEEITVEFSHHVASHQPQGHESAKEEDFPEESERAVPGHHHHGVPKEEDEDISAKLGHQAPSHRQQSHRDKGTGHRGSIKEETSPQPPGHTGVKDRSHLRESDSEEEEEEKEEDHSSHEEEDEGSEEGGEGTHHGSLDQEEEEDKEEGHGLSLSQEDEEEEEEEEEEEEKEERREERAEVWVPLSQDHQEEEDEEEGLEEDEPPFTIIPNPLARREVSGGASSEEESGEDMDQQDAQEYGNYQPGSLCGYCSFCNRCTECENCHCDEENMGEHCDQCQHCQFCYLCPLVCETVCTPGSYVDYFSSSLYQALADMLETPET, from the exons ATGGGTCACTGTGGGCCATGGCTGCACACTTCTGTCCTCTGGGCTGCAGTGGCCAGCCTGCTTCTCCCCACTGCCGTGACCCAGCAGCTGAGAGGGGCTGGGCCGGGGCCCAGAAACTGGAACAACAATGCAGGAGCTTCGGGGCCCTCAGAGGACGCGTCGGGCAAGTCTGGCCACCCCACGCACAGCCATAGAGGCCACGGAGATGAGAACAAGGATGTTTCCACAGAGAGTGGGCATCATTTCTGGGGCCACGGAGACCACAGAGAAGAGGACGAAGATGTCTCCAGAGAATCCCAAGACCGTAGGTACCAAGGCCACAAGGTGGGAGATGAGAACATCTCTGATGAGGAGGAATATACAGAGCATGCTCAGCAGGCCCGTGGGCACGGGAGCCATGGGAGTGAAGACCCGGATGATTCAGCTGGGCACGGGCACCACTTCCCCAGCCACGGGAGCCAGGGCCATCAAGATGAGGACGAAGACGAAGTTGTGTCCAGTGAGCGTCACCATCATATCGTCAGGCGTGTGCACCGAGGCCATGGAGAAGAGgaggatgaagaagaggaaggggaggatgtCTCCACTGAGTATGGACACCAGGTCCACAGACACCGAGACCCTGGGAAGGAAAGGGATGAAGATGTCTCAGATGAACACCACCATCATATCCTTAGCCACAGACATCAAGGCCACAGAgacaaggaagaggaggatgaggatgtGTCCACTGAACACTGGCACCAGGTTCCCAGATATACCCACCATGGCCTTGGTGACgacgaggaggaagaggaggagatcACAGTAGAGTTCAGCCACCATGTTGCAAGCCACCAACCCCAAGGCCATGAGAGCGCTAAGGAGGAGGACTTCCCAGAGGAATCTGAAAGAGCAGTCCCTGGCCATCACCACCACGGAGTCCCCAAGGAGGAAGATGAGGACATCTCTGCCAAGCTTGGCCACCAGGCTCCCAGCCACAGGCAGCAAAGCCACAGAGATAAAGGGACTGGCCACAGAGGGTCCATCAAAGAGGAGActagcccccagcccccaggacacACGGGGGTGAAGGATAGAAGCCATTTAAGGGAGAGTGattctgaggaggaagaggaagagaaggaagaggatcaCAGCTCCCATGAAGAAGAGGATGAAGgttcagaggagggaggagaaggtaCCCACCATGGCAGCCtggaccaggaggaggaggaagacaaggaGGAAGGTCATGGCCTCAGCCTGAGCCAGGAGGacgaagaagaagaggaggaagaggaggaggaagaagagaaggaggagaggagggaagagagggctGAGGTTTGGGTCCCACTGAGCCAAGACCACCaggaggaagaagatgaggaggaggggctggaggaggatgaGCCCCCCTTCACCATCATCCCCAACCCACTGGCCAGGAGGGAGGTGTCTGGAGGTGCCTCCAGTGAAGAGGAGAGTGGTGAGGACATGG ATCAGCAGGATGCCCAGGAGTACGGGAACTACCAGCCAGGGTCCCTGTGTGGCTACTGCTCCTTCTGCAAC CGATGCACTGAATGTGAGAACTGTCACTGTGACGAGGAGAACATGGGAGAGCACTGCGACCAGTGCCAG